CTCTTCGACGAAATGGGCATCACCTGCCTGCGATTCCCCGGCGGCGCCGACTGCCACCCGTATCGCTGGGAATCCGTCGCCGAGACGAAACGCGTCTACCAAGCCGCGGAAATGTGGAAACACTGGCACACCCGAACCACGCCCGAGGGCCACTATGAATACCGCACCTTCCTCGACCTGTGCCGCAAGTACGGCATCGAACCGATCCTGCAGGTCTCGACCATGACCTACTGGGACAAGCAAAAGGGCCTGATCGGCTGGACCAGCGCCGCCGAAGACCCCAACGTGCTCGAAACGGTCGTTCAGTACGCCGCCGACTGGGTCCGCGACGCCCGACAGAACGGCTACAACGTCAAGTACTGGGAAATCGGCAACGAGGAAGGCTGCTACTACGCCATGACCGGCCAGCGCTACGGCCAGTTCGTCCGCAAGTTCGTCAAGGCGATGAAGGCCGTCGACCCGGACATCAAGATCATCGCCACCGGCCACCGCCACGAATGGAACATGGGCCTGCTCAAGGAAGCGGGCGACCAGATCGACTACCTATCGTACCACTACTGGGCCCTGCACGAACCGATGGAGGACTATCCGCCCGGCCTGGGCCTCGCGCCAAGCAAGTTCTTCACGCCCGAAGACCTCCAACAGGCCCCGCTCGACCAGTTGTACGTATCGCACTTGGCCGCGATGGACGAAGGAAAGAAAAACCTCGAGTACGACCTGTTCACGCCCATCGCCGAACTCGCTCCGAAAACCAAAGTCGCCTGGACCGAGTGGAACTGGCCCGGGTTCGGCAGCCGCTTTAACTACTCGATCGCCCAGGCCCTCCTCAATGTCGAACAGATGATGCACATGGCCGCCAAGGATTGCCGGATCGGCATCTACTGGGCCGCCACCGGATGGAACTTCCAGATGCTCGCCATCGGTCAGCCATATCCGTACTACCCGATGGGCGATGCGTTCCGCCTCATGCGGCAACACCTGCGCGGCCAGATGCGCCAGGCGACAGTCGAGACGCCGACCGTGGCGGTCAAGGAGGCGACCGTGCCGCTCGTCCGCGCCCACTGGTGCAAGGACCAAAAGCACTGGGCGGTGTTCGTCCTAAACCACCATCCGACCCAGCCGGCCAAGGTAACCCTGCCGGACCTGGCCAAGCTGGTCGGAAAAGGCGAGGTGACCGTCACGCGCCTGGAAAGCCCCTATCTGACCCAGGGCGCAGCGGAAAACGAGGCCCATGCCGACCGCCACAGCGTCACCGACGAAAAAACAGACCTCACCGCCACACCGATGGAACTGACGCTGAAGCCTCACAGCATGGCCGTGATCTGGCGGGCAAACGATGAGCAGTGATCGTACCGCTGAACCGATGAACAACCATAGCTTCGACCTCGTGGTCTGCGGAGGCGGAACCGCCGGCAGCGCCGCCGCCATCCGCGCCGCCCGCCTCGGTCTCTCCGTGGCCCTCCTCGAACGTCAAAGCCAACTCGGCGGATCGGCGACCGCTGCGCTGGTCACGCCGGTCATGCCCAACGCCGCCGCCGGAACCGAACTGGTCGCCGGCATCCATCGCCAACTGCACGACGAACTGACCCGGCTGGGCGTCGGCGAGGTCCACGGCTTCGATCCGGTCTGGGCCGCAATTGTCCTCGAGCGCTGGGCCGCCGAGGCCGGAGTGCGGCTGTTCTACCACACCGAACTGATCGGCGTCCGCAAAAACGGCCCGCACCTCGCCGCGGTGCAGGCCGCCGCCCTGGGCAAACGATTCGAGGTGCGCGGAAGATACTTCATCGACGCGACCGGCGACGCCCTAGTCGCGAACTTCGCCGGCGAGCCGGTCCGAATGGGCCGTGAGGAAACCGGCGAACACCAGCCCATGAGCCTGCGTTTCATCGTCACCGGCGTGGACGTCCAACGTGTGACGAGTTTCTTTCGAAACAAATCGCCCGAGTCGGTCTGGCCGCGCCAGGACCTGCCCGGCCTCGCCACCTACAGCCTCGAACCGCAGTGGCTCACCGAGCAGGCGGGAGAGTCCGAAGAACTGGCCCGCTGGCAAGCGCAATTGACCTTCAGCTTCTACACGATTCCCGGCCGACCGGACGCCCTCTGCTTCAACGCCCCGCGCGTCTTCTGCACCGATCCGACGGACGCCGCCCGTCTGGCCGACGCCTACGTCGACGGACGCCGACAGATCGTCGAGTACTGGCGGTTCTTCCGCCAACACGTGCCCGGCTTCGAACACTCACGAATCGAAACCGTCGCCCCGCTGATCGGCATGCGCGAATGCCGCCGGATCGAAGGGCGATTTGTCCTCTGCGAACAACACGTGCGGAACCTGGCGAAATTCGACGATACCATCTGCCGCTGCAACTACCCGATCGACATCCACCACGCGGCGGGAGACGGCACAACGCTGTGGTACCTCCCAGCCGACGCGTGGTACGAAATCCCCTACCGCGCCCTTCAGCCGCAACACACGACGAACCTCCTCGTCGCCGGACGATGCATCTCCACCGACTTCGTTGCCCACAGCTCCTACCGGATCATCCCCGTCTGCCGCGGACTCGGCGAAGCCGCCGCCTACGCCTGCGCCATGGCCAAAGCCGCGAACGCCGACTTCAACGAAGTCGACGGCCGCCAACTGAGCCGACGCCTCCAAACCGCCGGGCTAATGCCCGCGGCCGAAACATCAACGTAAACCCGGGACTGGCGTTCCCGCCGCTCTGACCGTAAACTGTCCGCAACGTTTTTAGACAGGAGAGTCCCATGAGCGGCGATAGCATTCAATGGCGGTCCGCGGGCGACGCGGTATTCACGGTCAACGGCCTCTGGTGGTTCGGCGAAAACGGCGGCGACTGGATGCGACTGCCCAAACGGGCCAGGGACGTCGTCCGACCCGACGTCTGGAGCCTCGCCCAAATGCCAAGCGGCGGACGCGTCCGTTTCCGCAGCGACACCGGCGCCCTCAAGGTCAAGGTGCTCCACGGCGGCGACTCCATCGCCATGTGGCACATGTCCTCCGTCGCCTGCGCGGGTATCGACCTCTACGTCGGCCCGCCCGAGACAACCACCTTCTGGCGAACCACCGTGCCGGCCTCAGCCGGCGAAGAGTACGAATGCCTGTATTTCGAAAACCAGCCGCGCGTGATGCGGGAATTCACGCTCTACCTGCCCGTCTACGCCCGACTCGAACGCCTGTCGATCGGAACCGACGCCGATGCCACGATCGAACCGCCCAGCCCCTTCCGCATGGACAAACCCATCGTCGTCTACGGCACCTCCATCACCCAGGGCGGATGCTCCTCGCGTGTGGCCACCGGTTTCGTCCCCCTGCTGGGACGCCTCCTGGGCATGGACGTGGTCAACCTCGGCTTCTCCGGCAACGGAATCTGCGAGCCGGAAATGGCCGAACTGATCGCCGAAATCGACGCCGCCGCCTACCTCATCGACCCGGTGGCCAACATGGCCAAATGGTCGAGCCAGGAACGCCCCGAAGTCTACTGCCGATTCCTCGAAATCATCCGATCCCGACGTCCGGACACGCCAATGATCCTGATGACCCGCTCATCCTACGCCGCGGAACTCTTCGGCGCTCGCGAGTCAGCCGACCAAATGAACGCCATCGTCGAGATCGGCTATCAGCGGCGAAAAACCGCCGGCGACGCCAGCGTCCACTACTTCGATACGCGTATCGTCGTGCCCGCCGGCCCCGACCATCCATCCGTCGACGGCGGACACCTCACCGACGTCGGCTTCAAACAAATTGCCGACGCCCTCGCCCCGCTCCTCGCCAAACTCCTCACTCTGCCGATGCCGCACTGAGCAGTACGAGGTCCGCCAGCCGTCCACCGCGGACATTCCTGACACCTCCCCTTCCGAAAAGGCGGAGCATTCCCGCATGGGACTCAACGTCTTCGGCACCGGATCGCCCGATGGATTGACAACAAGCCGACATCGGTTATCATGACTGACAAGACCGCACAAGGGGGTGCCAATGAATCGTGTGACCGGATGGCTGCGGGAGTTCCTCGGTTGGTACGGCCCAGCCGTATGCACAGCCCTTATGATCTACATCACCGGCTGCACACAAACTCCGCCGGACAACCAACCGATCCATCGGCAAAAGAGCTATCCGTACAAAGGGGGACCAGGCGATGAAGACGTCAATACATAGGGGATTGGGATTCGGAACCGGTTTGGCGATCGTGCTCCTGCTGGGCGGATGTCCCGCCCCCGCCCCGCCGCCGACCGGCGACACCGTCGCCGTTCAAGAGGTGGCCTCCGGCTTCACCTCGCCGCTGGGGTTTGCAATCCCCGACGACGGCTCGCAGCGGAAGTTCGTAATCGACCAGATCGGCCTGATCGTCATCCTCGACCCGAACGACAACCGGGTCCAAACGCCGTTCCTCGACCTGCAAAGCCGAATGGTGAACCTCAGCGCAGCCTACGACGAACGGGGCCTCCTCGGCTTGGCCTTTCACCCGAACTACGCCGACAACGGCCGCTTCTTCGTGGCTTACAACGCCCCGCTGGACCCGAACGACCCCAACGAGTTCAACTCGCGCCTGAGGCTCGCCGAGTTCGCCGTCTCGCAAAATCCGAACCTCGCCGATCCCAACAGCGAACGGGTCCTCCTGCAACTCCTCAAGCCGCAGGCCAACCACAACGGCGGCCAACTGACCTTCGGACCCGATGGCTTCCTCTACTTCTCCATCGGCGACGGCGGCGGAGCCGGTGACGTCGGATTCGGACACACCGACGCCATCGGCAACGGCCAGGACCGCACCAACCTCTTCGGTTCGATCATCCGCATCGACGTCGACGCCGGCGACCCCTACGCCGTCCCGCCCGACAACCCCTTCGCCGCCGACCCCAACGCCCGCGGCGAAATCTGGGCCTACGGCCTGCGCAACCCCTACCGCTTCTCCTTCGACCAGGCCGGCCAGAACCGCCTCTTCGCCGGCGACGCCGGCCAAAACCTCATGGAGGAGGTGGATATTGTCGTGCGAGGCGGCAACTACGGCTGGAACATCAGGGAAGGAACGCTGTGCTTTGATCCAAGCGCTCCCGCCGACCCGCCGCAGAACTGCCCAGACGTCGGACCCAACGGCCAGACGCTGATCGACCCGATCATCGCCTATCGCCACACCGACGCTCAGGGCAACCCGGCGGGAATCGCCGTCGTCGGCGGATACGTCTATCGCGGAACCGCCCTGCCCAACCTCGCCGGACAGTACGTCTTCGGCGACTTCAGCCGCAGCTTCCTTCAGCCCAACGGAGCCGTCTTCGCCGCACGCCAACTGCCCGACGAAACCTGGGAAATGAACGAACTCGCCATCGCCGACCGCCCGAACAGCCGCCTCAACCGCTTCGTCCTTGGATTCGCCCAGGACGCCGACGGCGAACTCTACGTCGGAACCTCGCAAAACCTCGGACCCGCCGGCAACACCGGCGTCCTCTACCAAATCGTGCCGGCGCCGTAACCCGACATTCAACTGACTCGATCTTCGACAGGGGGACAAATCATGAACGTCCGCACCATCGCATCCGTCGCCATGCTCGCGGCAACCATGCTGCTCGCCGGCTGCCCAGCTCCCATGCCGCCTCCGCCGCAGCAGGGAGTCACCGACGTATCGATGCAGAACATCGCCTTCCAGCCGAACGAGGTGACCATCCCACAAGGACAGAGCGTCCGCTGGACCAACCTCGAAACCCTGCCCATCCCCCATACCGTCACCAGCGGAAATCCCGACGACCCCAATGCCGGTGAACTCTTCGACTCAGAACTGCTCGCGCCCGGCGAAAGCTTCACCCGCCAGTTCGACGAACCGGGCACGTTTGTCTACTTCTGCCGTCCTCACCCCGTCCAGATGCGCGACGCCCGCGTCATCGTCGAACCGGCCGGCGCAGCCAAACCCGCCCACTGACATCCATACCAAAAGGCGGCGCGGACGGACCCTCGCGATCCGTCCGCGCCACTGACCCACTGTTCCAAAGTCAATCTACTGCGTCTGCGGCTTGGCGAATACCAGCATGATCGCGGCATTGCCCGATGGGCAATCAGCCGTAATGTCGATCTTGTACGATCCGACCTCAGCCGTCCCGCCCGATTGCAGAACCACCGTGTCCGGAAACGCCTCCTTGGGAATCGTCACCGTATACGTCCCCTCGTCCGCCGCGTGATAGAAAATCGTGAACGTATAGTACATCCCGGTAATCCAGTCCCCGTTCTCATCCACCGGAGGATTGAACACCAGCACCAGGTCCTGCTCCCCGTCGAGAGGAATCGGATGATGGTCCGTCCCGTTGATGTTCGGGTCGTGCACGTCGAAATCGGTCAGCGCCGTACCGGCCCCATACTGCAGCAGCTTCGGAATGTTCTTGAACACGTAGTTGATCATCCGCGAATACTGCTCCGTTGTCCCGTCGTCGAAACTGATCTCGACCGTGAACGTATCGCCCGCGTCCATCACGTCGTTCGGCCGGATAAACGCGTCAAACCGGTCCGACCGCGGGTCGAACGCATAGTAGCCCACCGACGCCCAGTTGACGTAGTTGTCCCGATCCACCGAATCCTGGAACTTCTCCGCCAGCGTCATGTAGTCCCGCCCCGGTGTCTCCAGCGCCCGCATCGACGCGATCGACCGCGTCGCCTGCGGCTCCATCACCGCCTCCAGCGTAATCAGCGTATCCACCTTCAACGCCTCCGCGATCTGCTCCGCGGTGCCGTCATAGTAGAGGATCGCCCGGTCGGCGTTGATCTTGAGGTTCATAAAAAAGTTCACCCGGTGGTCCCAAACCCCCGTGCCCGGCTCGGTCGAGCCCACCTCAAAGTCATCCACCAGCCCGTCGCCGTCGTCGTCCGCGTCGAACATGTCGATCAACCCGTCCTCGTCGCCGTCGACAAGCCGATCCCCCGCAGGCCCCTCAGTCCCCGAATCCACCAGGGCGTCTGCCCCCTTCCCGTGAGAGGCAATCCCCACCGGCAGACCTTCCTCATTCAACCGAACCGCCAGATTCGGATCCGCCAACGCATCAATCCCCTCGTCGGCGTCCTCGCCCGGCACGATCGCCTCCGCCGTTGGATCGTCCGGAAGTGCAATCGCACCCAACGAAACCTCCTGCGAGACCTGCAGGCCGGCCAGCCCCTGTTCGCCGGAAGTCCCGAACAGTACCGGGCCTACCGGCTGACCATCACTCCCCAGAATGCTGATCATAAACGTATTGCCCGCCTCCTCCTCGGGTATGTCAATCTCGAACACCCCCTCGGCGTCGGTCGTCCCACGATACACCATCCCCGTCTGATTGCTCTGGGCCACCACCTGGTAACCCTCATCGTCCGCCTTGGCCACCATCCGGTACTTCTGGCTGCCGGGGCTGATAATCTTGCCCGTCAACGCGGGCAGCCCGCTCGGCATGGTCACATTGGGATCATTCGGGTCGTCGGCAGACACCCAGCCAGCAGCGCGCACACAACACAGACCGTCCACGGCTGAGCATTCAAACCCATCCTTCTACCCTCCTACAATGCCATTAACATTCGATCAGAGGCATTCCCCTTATACGCTCTCCTATCAAATCGGCAGGAAGGGAACGTGAATAACGTGAATATAGAAAACCCCCGGAATGCGAAATGAGAGCAAATCGAATGCCAATCCGTTTTATCGTTGACAGGCGTTTTCAGATCGGATATTCTCTTCCCCGCTGGCGTTGCACGGGCCAGTATCGTGCCGTTCGGCTGGGCGGGCCTTCGGGCAGGAGGCCTCACGGTCGGTGGCACGCGATGGCGATACAGTCTCAACAGATTTTGAACTCGGCCGGACGGATTGTTTCCGTCCGGCTTCCTTTTTGGCCGCGCCGGCTAACGTGAACGGCCCTCCGGGCCGAACCGCCGCTGATACGCCCGGACGTACCCCTTCTGCTGGAAGTGCTCCATCGCCTGATCGAGTGAGCCGAACACCCGCGTGGCGGTCTCCGTGATGAACGGGCTTGGCTCGATCTTCGGCGTCCAGACCACGTACACCTCCTTGGCCGACTCGTGGGCGTGCTGAAGCTCACGCTCCACCCCGCTCGAAATGATCGGCTTGCCCGCGGCGTCCTGGGGAACGTAGCTGACGATCATGTCCGCCTGCTCGATGAACTTGAAGTCCCGCGCGTAGATCTGCCCGTGAATGTCGCCCACGATCGAAAGGACCTCCGCCACCTCGAACTGAACCGGCTGCCCGAGCACATCCACCTCGATCGTCTTGCGATTCTCCTCCGCCGCCCGGACCGCGATATTGTGCAGCCGCTTCTCCTCCAGGTCGCCCGGATCGAAGCAGATGAAATGCTCCGCCAGCATCCCGCGAAACCGATCGATCTCCGCCTGCACCGCCGGCAAATCCGCCACATGAGTCATCGGAAAACTCAGGTACACCTTCTTGAACTGCGGATGGAAGATCAGCCGATACGTCGGCTCCACGTTCCGATCACCCTCGCCGCGGGCCACCACGTAAAAACAGCCGTGCCCCCGCGTCACCGTCGCCAGCACCTCCGTCGCCAGAATCTCCTCCTCCCGCCACACCAGCAGGTCCTTGAGGCAGTGGTCGATGTCGTGATCCCGAACCAGACGCAAATGCACCGCGTCCACGTTGTCCACCACCGTCAAAAATATGTTCGGCCGCAGACGCTCGATCAGGTCGTGATCGAACGCCGAAAACAACCCGTGACGCCAACGAAACGTCGCGTGCGTGTTCACGATGATGTTCTCGTGCTGCTCCGCCGCGATCAAAATGTCCCGAAACACCGCCCGCCGAAGCGAATTCAGCCGCGTGATCGGAATGTCCAGAATCCGACCCGCCGGAACGTCCGGCGCCTCCTGGTACATCATGTCGCCCACGTTGCACAACACGATGTCGATCCCGTTCGACCGCGCCCGATCCACCAGGTGCTGCAAAAATGGCTTCTTGTCCAGGCCCACCTGACCCGTCACCACCACCCGCCGGCCCGCCGCCGGCTCCAGTCGCGGTGCGTCGAATAGCTGCTTCTGTGCCATATGATCATCCCCGTTGCCGAACCGCCGACGTCACTTGCCGGCGGCCAGCCGTCTGGTCAACTCCTTGGCCGACAGCGTGTTCACGACGTCCTGCGCTTCCAGCCAACCGCGCCGCGCAGTGTATACGCCGAACGCCATGAAATCAAGATGGTGCACGTCGTGCGAGTCCGTGCAGATCGCGATCCGAACCCCCGCCTCCTTCGCCTGACGAAGGTAAACATCCTTCAGGTCCAGACGACTCCACGACGCATTCAGCTCCATCCACGTGCCGGTCTCGGCGGCGTGCGAAAGCACCCTGGCCATGTCGAGCTTGGACTCGGCTCGCTCCCCGATGATCCGTCCCGTCGGATGCCCGATGATCCGCACGTAAGGATGGTCCATCGCCGTCATGATCCGCGTGGTGATCTTCTCGCCCGGTTGGCCAAGACCGGAATGGACCGACGCCGTGACCAGGTCCAATTCAGCCAGTAGTTCATAACCGTAATCGAGACGCCCGTCGGCGAGAATGTCGACTTCCGCTCCCGCCAGCACCAAAATATCCCGCTCGTACGACCTGGCCGCCTTCCGAATCCGCTTGATGTGGGCCTCCAGACGCCCCTCATCCAGACCGTTGGCGATCCGCGAACTCTTCGAGTGATCCGTGATGCACATGTACTGGTATCCGCGCGCAATGCACGCCTCGATCATCTCCTCGATCGTCCGCGAACCGTCGCTCGCCTCCGTGTGCAGGTGCAGATCGCCCCGAATATCGCTGCGCTCGATGAGCTTCGGAAGCTTATCCGCGTTCTCGATCTCGCCGCGATCCTCGCGAAGCTCCGGCGGAATCCACGCCAGGCCCAGCTTCGCGTAAATCCCCTCCTCATCCGCCCCCGCAACCCGACGCTCGCCCTTGAACAACCCGTACTCGTTCAGCTTCCACTTGTGCTTCACCGCGATCTCGCGCAGTCGGACGTTGTGCGCCTTGGATCCCGTGAAATACTGCAATGCCGCCCCGAAGCTTTCAGCCGGCACCACGCGAACGTCCACCTGAATGTCCTCTGCCACCCGCACCGAAGCCTTCGTCGCCCCGACCGCCAATACCTGCGCCACCAGCGACGACCGCACAAAGTCCTCCAGAACCCTCTGCCCCTCATCGGCCTCCACGAGAATGTCAATATCCCCCACCGTCTCGCTCCACCGCCGCAGCGAACCGGCCGCCTCCACCCGAACCACCCCTTCCACCGTCCGAAAGTGCGCCAGAATCTCCTCCGCGATCGGCAGCGCAATCCCCAGAAGCGTACGCCCCGCCCCCGCAGCCACAAACGCCAGACCCTGGCGAATCTTCTCCACCTTCTTCTTCCCCATACCCGCAAGCCCTGCCAGCGACCCGTCCTCAATCACCCGCCGAAGGTCCTCAACGTTCGTCACCCCCAGCCGCTTCCACGCCAGCGACACCGTCTTGGGACCAACCCCCGGTATCGCCATCAGACCCATCAAGCCCTCCGGCAGCCGAGCCCGCAACTCCTGATGCACCGTCACCTTGCCCGTCTTGACGTATTCCTCGACCCGCCCCAGCGTCCCCTTCCCGATCCCCGCCACCTCCGCCAGCTCCCCATCCGCCAGCATCGCGCCCGCGTCACGCGGCAACTCCTCAATAACCCGCGCCGCCTTCTGATACGAATTGACCCGAAACCGATCCTCGCCAAGGATTTCGAGCATCACCGCAATCTGCTCGAAGATCGTCGCCAGTTCATGGTTGTGCATCATCGCTCCCCGGTCCGTTACCCCGCCCAAGCATACCCGCACCGATCGCAAGCTTCAAGCCGGCAAGATGAAGCCACACCCTCTTGAGAGTAGGGTGCGTCGTCCCGACGCACCAATCAACCGTTCCAAACCGGCACCTCAATGTTACAGCGCCGCCGCCACGATCCTGAGACAATCGCGACCGTGAGGGAGCGGAGATCCGCGAACCACCATCCGCGCACAAACAATACCACCACGCAAGCGAACGACCGCAAAACGCGAACCAGTCCTTACTGACGACTCGGCCGCTCGAGAACAAACATCCGCCGCCCGTCCAGCCGCCCCTCCAATCCACGAACGATCTGCGTCTTGGCAAACCGCCGCGACCAGCTCCGATGAAGCGGCGCGTCCACCGCCACCGCCGTAATCAATATCAACGTCTGCTCGCTCTGCGGATAGTTCCCCAACGCCCACGCCGCCGTCTGCAAATCCTGCTCGTCGCGAATCAGAATCACCAGCGACGACCGCTCGCCCACCCGCGCCAAACAGCACCGCAGCCCGCAATTCGCCAAGAACTCGGTGAACGTATCGCCACAAATCTTCACGTCGCCGAGCAACTCGCCAGCCAACCGCTGCGGCAGCACCTGGCCGTTCCGCGGATCGCCGTCGAGATCGACCGCCACCAACCCGCCCGCGCCGTGCCCGTTGCCGTTGTCCGTTTCGCTGCGAATATCGCTGATCATCGGGGCTGACTCCACGTGCTTGACTGATTCCTGCGCCTCGGCAGGCGCGGACGCTTCAGCTTCAACCGCCGCCGGCGCCTCCGCCAACGCCTCACAGGCGCCGGCCTCCTCATCCTGCGATCCGGGAAACTCCTCAACCAACTCCGTCAAAAACTCCTCCAGCCGCCTCGCGCAATCGCGACGGTCGTGGTCGCCGTTGCCCGCCAAATCCGCCCGGCACAGCAACTCCTGCGAAACGTTCTGATCGCTCAGCGTATACCCGAAGTCGATCAAACCCGTCTTGGCGAACCGACGAGCCGTCTGATCAAGCCGCGAAAAAATCGACCGCGCCTGCTCCTGGTCGTGAGCCTGCGTCACAAAAGCCCCGATCGACCGGCCCGGAAACTCCGCCCCGATCGTCTTGACCGTCTGGTACGAAGCCACCAGGTGATCCTTCTCCGGATGGGCCAGTATGCACACCGTATGGCAATAGCTCAACACCGCCCGGCCCACCGGCTCGAAACAACCCGCATCCGCCGCGATCAGAAGATAATCCACCTGCTGGCTCAGCCGTTCCAGCAAATCCCAAATGCACCGGCCGCCCGACTCCGGACCCACCGGCGTCTCACGCGGCCCCCGAGGAGTCTCCGCGTAGTGGTCCCCCTCAACCGCCGGAAGCACGCCCGCCAACCGCCCGCCCAGATCCTTGTGATAGAACAACCGCAAATGCGCCGCCGACGGCTCAAGCCGCAACAACGCCGCTGACCGGCCGGCCGACGCCAGGTGACGGGCGAACTGAACCAGCCCCTTCGCCCCCTCCCACCGCAGATGCGACGCCAGAACCGCCAACACCCGAAGCCGCCGATCCGAATCAACCGGCGACGCCGGCAACGCCGACTCCTCCGCCTCCGGTAAAAAATACAGCGGATCAGCCCTAGCGGGCTGATCCGCTTGCTGCGGTGGTGGTGGGTGGGAATCGCTGTTAGGTTTTCGTCGTTCCGGTATCTTCGCCGTCTCGTCCGGATGACGCAGTTCCGATAGGAACAGGTGCGCCACCGAGGCGATACGGGCCGCTTCCTGCGATGTCATCGGCGCTAGACCTCGATGATCGAATTGAGCTCGCCATACGGGTTGCTCTCGACGTAATCGTTGTGCGGATCCTGCTGCCAGGCCCCGTCAACCACGTATCGGTAACGGTATCGCCCGGGACCCAGCGGGACCAGCGTCTGCCAGTCGCCGTTATTGTCCAACCGATTCATCGGCGTTTGGTCCGGCGACCAATTATTGAAATCTCCAGCCACCCGAACTTCTTTCGCCGCAGGGTAATGCGCCATGAACTGAATCCCCTCGTCCGTCCGCGACGCCCCGTAGATAATCTCGATCTTCTTCTCAGCCGGCATCTTCTCTGCCGACTTGGGCTCCTGGCCGAGCGTCCGCGATGATATCGACAGCAACTCCTCCGCCTGCTTGGTCAGACTCTCCGCCCGCGCCAGCAGATCCGTCTGAGGCTTGCTCTGGCCCGGCTCCAGCAGCTCGATCAACTCCGTCGCCAAACTGCTGAAATCCCGGAAACCCGTGCTGCCCGGATCGTACTCGCCGATCGCCTGACCCAACGACGCGCTTTCCTTCAGCTTCGTGTTAAAGTTGATGTGAGTCTTGAACATCGCGTGCGAAAACTGCTTCCGAAGCTCCGCCAGCATCTCCCGCCCCAGCTTGGTCCGCACGTCGTAAAGGTTCGGCACCACCCGCACCACGATGTCCTGACCGCACTGCTTGTTCAGCAGATCGATCGTCTCAAGCTGCTTGCTCAAACCCTGCAGCGAAAAATACCCCGTCTCCACCGGAATCAACACCACCGTCGCCGCCCGCAATGCGTTGAACGTCAGCATGCCCACCGACGGCGGGCAATCGATAACGCAAAACTCGTACTGCCCGTTCAACATGCCCAACGCGTCACGCAGGCGATTCTCCCGCCCAGGCTGGCCGGCCAGCTTCTGCTCCAGTGCCGACAACTCCACCGTCGAAGGAGCCAGATCGAAATTCTTGCTGATCTGCCACGTGATCTGCCCGAACTCCACCGGACGATCCTCCGCAGCCGTCAGCAGGTCGTAAACGCTCAGCTCGATCTGATCCTCCGGCACCGCCAGACCCAA
The DNA window shown above is from Phycisphaerae bacterium and carries:
- a CDS encoding MinD/ParA family protein; its protein translation is MTSQEAARIASVAHLFLSELRHPDETAKIPERRKPNSDSHPPPPQQADQPARADPLYFLPEAEESALPASPVDSDRRLRVLAVLASHLRWEGAKGLVQFARHLASAGRSAALLRLEPSAAHLRLFYHKDLGGRLAGVLPAVEGDHYAETPRGPRETPVGPESGGRCIWDLLERLSQQVDYLLIAADAGCFEPVGRAVLSYCHTVCILAHPEKDHLVASYQTVKTIGAEFPGRSIGAFVTQAHDQEQARSIFSRLDQTARRFAKTGLIDFGYTLSDQNVSQELLCRADLAGNGDHDRRDCARRLEEFLTELVEEFPGSQDEEAGACEALAEAPAAVEAEASAPAEAQESVKHVESAPMISDIRSETDNGNGHGAGGLVAVDLDGDPRNGQVLPQRLAGELLGDVKICGDTFTEFLANCGLRCCLARVGERSSLVILIRDEQDLQTAAWALGNYPQSEQTLILITAVAVDAPLHRSWSRRFAKTQIVRGLEGRLDGRRMFVLERPSRQ
- a CDS encoding AAA family ATPase; amino-acid sequence: MKTIAIANQKGGCGKTTVSINLASCLALHGRRTLLVDMDPQGHCGLGLAVPEDQIELSVYDLLTAAEDRPVEFGQITWQISKNFDLAPSTVELSALEQKLAGQPGRENRLRDALGMLNGQYEFCVIDCPPSVGMLTFNALRAATVVLIPVETGYFSLQGLSKQLETIDLLNKQCGQDIVVRVVPNLYDVRTKLGREMLAELRKQFSHAMFKTHINFNTKLKESASLGQAIGEYDPGSTGFRDFSSLATELIELLEPGQSKPQTDLLARAESLTKQAEELLSISSRTLGQEPKSAEKMPAEKKIEIIYGASRTDEGIQFMAHYPAAKEVRVAGDFNNWSPDQTPMNRLDNNGDWQTLVPLGPGRYRYRYVVDGAWQQDPHNDYVESNPYGELNSIIEV